ACGCTGGCTTAGTAGCGCACTGACTTGTTCAAACGTGTGTGTTCCGGAGCTGGCTTCTGTCAGGTTGCCCTGCTTGTTAATTCGGTCATCGGAAGACTTAATAAGGGAATCCTGTCCGCTTGCAGATGAGGATGCGTTGGCATGTGATCGATGGTGCGGTCTTGCGCGGGGAGGTTTAACTTGTGGGTCTGCACCCACATCCGCCAACATTTTATTGGTGTCCACTAAGATGGTGCGCAGATGATCCACCAAAAAACGCTCGAAATATTTGAATACCATAAGCCGGATTTTCAGCGGCATATCAAATTTGTCGATCGCGTTGCTGAAAGCATTAACCAGGGTTTGGGTGCCTAGCGGGATATTGGATTCGTCGAGCCAGTCCACCTCAAGATAGCGGTTGAGGCGTTGGCTGATATGCAACAGCAGATCGGGATACTGGGTTTTAATTTTGTTGCGAATATTGGCCAGGGCAACATCGACTTCTACCCGCTCTTTGTCTACCAGGGTTAAATCGAGATCAACCCGTTTATTCAGCTGGGAGTCTTTTTGACGTTTATGCAGGAGGGCAAATTGATAGGCCAATTCTTTACGCAGGTGGTTGTCGACATCACGGGCATGCAGTCGCAATTCGCGCATGGCGTCGAAGTATTGGCTTTGTTCGTTGTTGTTGGTGGCGTGCTGCGCCATATCAAAAAAGGCGTCGTCCATTTTATTGAACAACCGGGTGAGCAGATCAGACAGGCTCGACAGAATGCGACTCTGCATGCTGATTAGCAGAGCGTCTTTATCTCGGTTGGCGCGTTCATTGCGCACAGAATAGCCTTTGATAAATGACGATTGATCTGAAGAAGGCATCGTATCCTTGATTCCACGCTCTAAGGAGTTTCAGGTAATCAAATAAAAAGAGGGTGTTGGTAAATGAATTAGAACGACAATTGTTTCAAAATCCGCAGCAATTAGCCATGGTAATTTAGTACAAAAACGTTACGAAAATCCAACGTTAAATGTGTTAGCCGTTTTAGTAGCCAATAGGCCAAAAGCCCTGGGAAATGCGCCATTATTTTACGGTTTGGTGATTTTATGATCAGAAAGGCGGTCGCCCTGATGGGCACCAAAATCTGCAATCCGCCGCTTAGCGGATTCTAAATAGGTGATCAGTGCCGGTACAAAAAACAGAATCAAAAAGGTGCCGTAGATCAAACCAAAGACAATGGAAATGGCCATAGGTATCAGAAATTGCGCCTGGATCGAGGTCTCGAACAAAATGGGTAACAGCCCGGCAACGGTCGTCAGGGAGGTGAGTACCACCGCGCGAAAGCGCGCGCATATCGCTTCTACAATGGCCTCGTGTACATCCATGCCCCGCTCGCGTAACTGACTGAAAAAGGTAATTAAAACGATAGAGTCGTTGACCACGATGCCCGACAGGCCAAACAAGCCCATCACCGAAAACATGGATAAATCTTTTCCCATTATCAGGTGGCCGAGGACCGAACCGGTCAGCCCGAGGGGAATGGCCGTCATCACCGCAAGCGGCCAGAGATAAGAAGAAAAGACCCAAGCCAGCACAATAAAAATCAGTGACAATCCGATCATCATGCCCAGCTTCATGTCGTTCAGGGTTTCTTGTTGATCTTGTGCTTTGCCTTCCAGTCCCAGGGTTACACCGTAGCGCCGTTGCAGATCCGGCAGCAGGTTTTGATTGAGGTCGCTGAAGATTTCATTGGCATTGGCCGTCTTATCGTCAAGATCGGCGGATACGGTGACATTGAGGATGCCATTGGTGTGGTTCAGTTTGTCGATACCCTGTCGTGATTCGAATGTCACTACTTCACTCAACGGGACCGACGCGCCATTTGGCAGTGCCACTGGGAAATGTTCCAAAGTCTGGGTGCTGTCCCGTTCGCTATCCGGCAGCGTTACTCGCACTTCTATTTCTTCATCACCCTGGTGGAAAATCTGCGCCAGGTTGCCATCGAAAGCAGCGCGTAATTGCTGACCTATGGTGGCGGTATCCAGCCCCAGGCGACGGCCGGTCGGTGTTAACCGATAGATCAGTTGTTCTTTGCCCCATGGCAGATCATCGTCGATATTGCTCACGCCCTGATAACGCATCAAGGCTGCTTGTAATTCGATGCTGGCGGCTTTCAATACGTCGACATCATTGCCATTCAGGCGGATGGCAATGGGTTTGCCCGGCGGGCCGACTTCACGCTGCAGTATGGCAAAGCGATTCACTCCCGGCGGGATATGAATATTGCCGCGCCAGCGGCGGATAAATTCTGCGTTGCTCAGGGGGCGTTCGCCGGTCGCCAGATCAACGATCAGCGCGCCGGATTCACGCGATACCTCCTGGCCCCGCTCTCCAAAAAAAGAGCGACCGTGGTAGGTGATGGAGGCATTCAGCATGTCCTCACCGGATTCTTTTTCGATTTGCCGGCGGGTCTGATCCAGGCTGTTTTCAAGCTCCAGCAGAAAGGCGTTCAGGGTGCTTTTGCGCGTGCCGGGATGGAATTCAACGTTGGCACGTATTTCGTCACCATCCACCGCCGGAAAGAATGTGAATTTAATGGTTCCAAATAGGACCAGGCACAATACAACCACAAAGGCGGAGAAGCCGAATAATACAACGCTGGCGCGATTACGGATCGCCGAATGCACCGCCGGGCGCAGGCGCTGGTCTCGGAAGGCAACAAATTGACGGTCAAAACCCGCTTTGAATCCGGTTTGTTTTTCCGCCTTTTGTTTGCGTAGGCTGTGGTTTAAGTGCCCGGGCAGAATCAGGAAGCACTCCACAACCGAGGCAATGATCACGCAGATAATCACCACCGGCAGGTCGAATGCGATCTTACCCATCACTCCGTGAATCATGGCTAACGGCAGGAAAGCCGCAATGGTGGTGAGGGAGGATGCCAGTACCGGAGCGAACATTCTGCGTGCACCACCAATGGAGGCCTGTTCAGCGGATTCGCCCATTTCCTTGTGGGTTAGGGTGTCTTCTCCGACCACAATCGCATCATCAACGATGATGCCCAGCGCCATAATCAACGCGAACAGGCTGATCATGTTAATAGTGCCGCCAATAAAATAAAGCACAGCCAGCGTCGCCAGAAAGGACACCGGAATACCCACCGTAACCCAAAACGCGACCCTGACATTTAGAAAAAGAAAGAGCGTGCCGATCACCAATACCAGGCCACCGATGCCATTCGAAAGCAACAGCTGTATTCGTTCTTCCAGTTGCTTCCAGCGCGCATTGTAAATATGCATCTCCATGCCTTCCGGTAATCGCGGGCGCACATCTGCAACCCAATCGTTGAAGATGCGGGCGGTGGTCAGTGTGTCTTCGGCCGAGGTGCGCATCATCAGCAGTTCTATGGCCGGGTTGCCCTGCCAGGTAATATAGGGTTCGTCTTCCATTGGGCGGCGTTCCACGGTGGCAATGTCGCCGACCCGCAACAGACCTCCGTTGCTATCGGTGGCCAGGGGCATTTGTTCAAAACCCTGTACCGTGCGTTGCTGGCTCAGGCTGCGTATCTGTTTGGAAACGTCATTTTTGGCCGCGGTGCCGGCGGGCAGGTCCGTGCTGTTGTTGTTCAACCTGTCGGCAATTTGGGCGAGGGACAAACCGGTTTCGTGCAATGTACCGGAGGCGACCTGAATGGCAATTTCTTCCTCTGGCAGGCCGACGAAGTTGATTTTGCGGATACCCCGCGCCAGTAATTCCTGCTCGAACTGGCGCGCCAGTTGGGCCAGTTCCGGCAGCGATTCCGATCCCGTGATGATCAGATTGGCAATGGGCTGAAAGCTCTCTACTTGTTGGATCACCGGACGTTCTGCCTGCTCCGGTAGATTGCGGATGGATTCTACCCGTTGCTTGACTTTGTCCAGCACCATGCCGACATCCACACCTTCTTCCAGTTCGAGCGTGATCGATCCGCTTCCGGCACTGCTCTGGGAGGTCATTTTCTTTACTTCGGTCAGGGTTTTGAGTTCTTGCTCCATGGGAATAATTACAGAGCGTTCTACATCTTCGGCGCTGGCTCCACTCCAGGGCACCGAGATGGTGATGTATTCCAGTTCAAACTCAGGAAAAAACTGGGTGTTGATTTTTTTTATTGACCACAACCCTGCCAAAATGAACAGGAACATCAGCAGATTGGCGGCGACCTTGTGGCTGGCGAAGGTAGCGATAATGCCTTTAGGCTGGCTCATTGAGTCTCCGCTTTAACTTTGAGACCGCCTACCGCATTGGGCAATTGAGTGATCAGGATCTGGCTGTCATCGGCTATGTCAGCCCGTACCAGTTGCCAGCGTTCGCCATCTTCCCGCCGTACTTCGCCCATACGCTTGATCATCACTGTATGCAAAACCCCGTCTTTTATGGTGTAGATGCGTTGCTGGCCATAAATTGCAGTGGGAGGAAGGGCAATAACCTGTTGCAGGGGAGGCATATGCAAATAAACCTCACCGGCCCGGCCCAGGGTCAGATGCTGTTGCGACTCGCGGATGGCGAACAGTCCGTCGACACCGCCTTTGCCCGCAGCAATGGCGCCGGCAAGTCGTTCAAGACGTAACGGGGTTCGTTCATCACCTAAAGCCAGAACGGCATCCATTTCAGTATTGGCGGTCAGCGCGTCTTTGATCTGATTTAAATAGCGGGATGGAATTTGAGCGCGTACTTCCAGGCGCGAAAGGTCATATAGAGTGGCAACGACATCCCCCGGTCGGACGCGGTTGCCCGGAGAGGTATTGACAGCCGTTACCCTGCCTTCAAAGGGGGCGACAATGCGGGTGCGAGAGAGATCCAGTGCGGCCTGATCCCGCAGGGCTTTGGATTTCATTTGCTGGGCCTGCAAGCGTTTTAATCGCTGGGGGTGATCCTGAACGGCATATTCCAGGGCATACAGGCTTAGGGTTTGTCGTTGTGCTTGCTGTAAAGCCTCATCCCGGTTCAGGTCCGAGCCGAGGTTGCTTTGCACCAGTTTTTGGTAGCGATCAGCGGATTTCTGGGTCAGTGCAAGCAGCTGTTTTTCCACGTTTAATGATTTCAGATCATTTTGATAGCGGGCTTTTTCGGAGAGGATTTGTGCTTCTATATCGTTTAATTCCGCCTGACGTTGCTCAAACAGCAGGCGCACATCGCTGTCTTCCAATTGCACCAGAATTTGCCCTTTTTCGACTTGGTTGCCTTCTTCAATCAGCACCTTATCAACATAGGCATTGATCGCTGCGGATAGGTCAGATACCCGCGGTGATTCGATTCGGCCATAGAGGGTGACTAAAGGGCGTAGGGTTTCGGTGACAGCGGGCATGCCCTGGACCAACGGCAGAATGCTGTGTTGGGGTTTGAGTGCAGGCTCCGGACGCAGCAAAAACAGCATCAGGATGATGAATAGGGCTGCTGCCAGTATGATGAGGGGGATTGGCAGCCGGAAACGCTTGGCGGGGGGGGTATGCAAATCATTCATTCAATCGGCCGCGTGTCGGAGAGAGAGTGAGTGTATCAATTCTTGTAACAAAATATAGACATGACATTGAGCCGTGTTCCCGTTAGCTTAGCGGGTTACCCGACCCACCTTAGAGTAAAGATAGGACACCGCAAATGGTAGAAGCCTCCAGAGAGCAGGAACAACAACAAAAAATTTTGGTGGTCGATGACGACTCAAGACTACGGGCCCTGTTGCAGCGGTATCTGGAAGAACAGGGATTTCTGGTGAAAGCCGTTGCCGACGGTGAACAGATGGATCGTGCGTTATCCCGGGAAATCTATTCCCTGATGGTGCTGGATCTGATGCTACCGGGTGAAGACGGCATGTCGATTTGCAGCCGGCTGCGGGAAAAGGACCACCAGATACCGATCATTATGCTGACTGCGAAAGGCGACGATGCGGATCGTATTAATGGCCTGGAAGCCGGGGCTGACGATTATCTGCCCAAACCATTTAACCCCAGAGAGCTGCTGGCCCGGGTAAAAGCGGTGCTGCGTCGCCAGGTGAAAGAGTTGCCGGGGGCACCTTCGCAACAGGAAACCATCGTTACATTCGGCCCGTTCAGTCTGGATTTATCCACCCGCACTTTAACCAAAGATGGCGAAGCCGTGGCCCTGACAACCGGGGAGTTTGCCGTTATGAAGGCGCTGGTGCAGCATCCGCGAGAACCCCTGACCCGGGATAAGCTGATGAATCTGGCCCGCGGGCGTGAGTGGAGTGCGATGGAACGCAGTATCGACGTTCAGGTATCGCGTCTGCGTCGGCTGATCGAAGACGACCCCTCCAATTCCCGTTATATCCAGACCGTTTGGGGGGTCGGTTATGTGTTTGTTCCGGACGGCAATGCAGGCTGATTCTTACGTTGCTAAGTAACCTGACCGTATAGCTAGACCGAGTTTATGACGTTTATTCCTAAATCCTCCTTTTGGCGCACCACCTTACTGGTTTGGCTGGTGATTCTGCTCAGCCAGATTGCCATATTGTGGTTCGCCGTTTCCTATCTTTACCTGCCCGGTATCAAACAGAATGCGCAATTGGTGGCGCTGGAAGTGGACACCATTCGTTTCTTGGTTAATAGCGAACGTAAGGTGGAATTTCTGCAGCGGCTGCAACAGCAACACAGTATTGATATTACTTACGATGCGGCGTCACTTCCCCCGGAATACGAAGGTTTGTTCAGTGAGATATTTGTATCGCCCATGCGCAAGCGTCTAGGCCCGGGTGCGCAGGTGCGCCTGGGCTTTGATCCGGACCCCAGTATTTGGGTGAGCACGCCGCAACTGGGAACCTTATGGGTGCGCTTTCCGCTCGAAAATTTCGGGCGCTACGAAGCGATGGCGTTTCTGGCCTGGGTGATCGGTACGCCGGTGCTGGCGTTTTTGGTGGCCAGTTTTTTTGTGCGGCAGTTAAACCGTCCTTTAAAAAACCTGGAGTCGGCCGCGCGTCGTATTGGCCGCGGGGAACCGGTCAAGGATCGTTTGTTACCCAACGCTACCCGAGAAATAAACGCGGTCAACCAGGCGTTCTTGCAGATGAGTGAAAATCTGCAACGGGTAGACCGCGAGCGAGCCTTGCTGCTGGCCGGAATCTCTCATGATTTGCGCACCCCGTTGACGCGCATGCGTCTGACGGCCGAATTATTGGGAGAGTCCGAATTCACAGAAGGTATGGTGCGGGATATTGAAGATATGAACGCCATTCTGGATCAGTTTATTTTGTTCGTGCGTGACGGTAGCGACGAGAAAACCGAAGTAGGTGATTTGAACGAAGTGATTGGTGA
The window above is part of the Ketobacter sp. MCCC 1A13808 genome. Proteins encoded here:
- a CDS encoding efflux RND transporter permease subunit translates to MSQPKGIIATFASHKVAANLLMFLFILAGLWSIKKINTQFFPEFELEYITISVPWSGASAEDVERSVIIPMEQELKTLTEVKKMTSQSSAGSGSITLELEEGVDVGMVLDKVKQRVESIRNLPEQAERPVIQQVESFQPIANLIITGSESLPELAQLARQFEQELLARGIRKINFVGLPEEEIAIQVASGTLHETGLSLAQIADRLNNNSTDLPAGTAAKNDVSKQIRSLSQQRTVQGFEQMPLATDSNGGLLRVGDIATVERRPMEDEPYITWQGNPAIELLMMRTSAEDTLTTARIFNDWVADVRPRLPEGMEMHIYNARWKQLEERIQLLLSNGIGGLVLVIGTLFLFLNVRVAFWVTVGIPVSFLATLAVLYFIGGTINMISLFALIMALGIIVDDAIVVGEDTLTHKEMGESAEQASIGGARRMFAPVLASSLTTIAAFLPLAMIHGVMGKIAFDLPVVIICVIIASVVECFLILPGHLNHSLRKQKAEKQTGFKAGFDRQFVAFRDQRLRPAVHSAIRNRASVVLFGFSAFVVVLCLVLFGTIKFTFFPAVDGDEIRANVEFHPGTRKSTLNAFLLELENSLDQTRRQIEKESGEDMLNASITYHGRSFFGERGQEVSRESGALIVDLATGERPLSNAEFIRRWRGNIHIPPGVNRFAILQREVGPPGKPIAIRLNGNDVDVLKAASIELQAALMRYQGVSNIDDDLPWGKEQLIYRLTPTGRRLGLDTATIGQQLRAAFDGNLAQIFHQGDEEIEVRVTLPDSERDSTQTLEHFPVALPNGASVPLSEVVTFESRQGIDKLNHTNGILNVTVSADLDDKTANANEIFSDLNQNLLPDLQRRYGVTLGLEGKAQDQQETLNDMKLGMMIGLSLIFIVLAWVFSSYLWPLAVMTAIPLGLTGSVLGHLIMGKDLSMFSVMGLFGLSGIVVNDSIVLITFFSQLRERGMDVHEAIVEAICARFRAVVLTSLTTVAGLLPILFETSIQAQFLIPMAISIVFGLIYGTFLILFFVPALITYLESAKRRIADFGAHQGDRLSDHKITKP
- a CDS encoding efflux RND transporter periplasmic adaptor subunit, which encodes MNDLHTPPAKRFRLPIPLIILAAALFIILMLFLLRPEPALKPQHSILPLVQGMPAVTETLRPLVTLYGRIESPRVSDLSAAINAYVDKVLIEEGNQVEKGQILVQLEDSDVRLLFEQRQAELNDIEAQILSEKARYQNDLKSLNVEKQLLALTQKSADRYQKLVQSNLGSDLNRDEALQQAQRQTLSLYALEYAVQDHPQRLKRLQAQQMKSKALRDQAALDLSRTRIVAPFEGRVTAVNTSPGNRVRPGDVVATLYDLSRLEVRAQIPSRYLNQIKDALTANTEMDAVLALGDERTPLRLERLAGAIAAGKGGVDGLFAIRESQQHLTLGRAGEVYLHMPPLQQVIALPPTAIYGQQRIYTIKDGVLHTVMIKRMGEVRREDGERWQLVRADIADDSQILITQLPNAVGGLKVKAETQ
- the ompR gene encoding two-component system response regulator OmpR; the protein is MVEASREQEQQQKILVVDDDSRLRALLQRYLEEQGFLVKAVADGEQMDRALSREIYSLMVLDLMLPGEDGMSICSRLREKDHQIPIIMLTAKGDDADRINGLEAGADDYLPKPFNPRELLARVKAVLRRQVKELPGAPSQQETIVTFGPFSLDLSTRTLTKDGEAVALTTGEFAVMKALVQHPREPLTRDKLMNLARGREWSAMERSIDVQVSRLRRLIEDDPSNSRYIQTVWGVGYVFVPDGNAG
- a CDS encoding ATP-binding protein; this translates as MTFIPKSSFWRTTLLVWLVILLSQIAILWFAVSYLYLPGIKQNAQLVALEVDTIRFLVNSERKVEFLQRLQQQHSIDITYDAASLPPEYEGLFSEIFVSPMRKRLGPGAQVRLGFDPDPSIWVSTPQLGTLWVRFPLENFGRYEAMAFLAWVIGTPVLAFLVASFFVRQLNRPLKNLESAARRIGRGEPVKDRLLPNATREINAVNQAFLQMSENLQRVDRERALLLAGISHDLRTPLTRMRLTAELLGESEFTEGMVRDIEDMNAILDQFILFVRDGSDEKTEVGDLNEVIGEVVSQFESENRAVRTDLQPLPGISLKRLSLKRMFANLIGNAIRHGGGDVEVHSGMEDGEICVRVADRGAGLTETEMHDLFEPFARGDQSRTTTGSGLGLAIVKRIVDMHHGRVRLQNREGGGLEAIVTFPVTGDLVPPESLMAHLR